The Polyodon spathula isolate WHYD16114869_AA chromosome 13, ASM1765450v1, whole genome shotgun sequence genome includes a region encoding these proteins:
- the si:zfos-911d5.4 gene encoding uncharacterized protein si:zfos-911d5.4 isoform X2, whose amino-acid sequence MKSTNTDPELQRGFLISSRLSGKVRDTNPKMLKLGSRLVQFHRASASSQAEFGKQEENVQELQCFKDFLAKLRKHGGLQKESIFCNLRVPNQFQIGKEDIDLVILTGHGVFCLDVKTWKGKVSVQEHSWHLSFTEETEHFSNTSISQVADPIQVIKTKTKNLWNHLMRSGVCVRQSLFRSRVVFLNPECHLDPELQKSKEVVDHCDLDSFISSFKDGYLACILDAVTPYLLSGHLSYRQLSDLSNVLQRTGTWDTVNLHGGQKLKGDYRGCQHIALNREETDQLEFTHQSNMSAGYLWAFLGYSHQVTVKMYRRGGQGWIWRPLSGTAIIPYNTYIIFRVCGEEADAKIPAKHIDTICLSI is encoded by the exons ATGAAAAGTACAAACACGGACCCTGAACTACAACGAGGTTTTCTGATTTCATCTCGCTTGTCCGGCAAAGTAAGAG ATACAAATCCAAAGATGTTAAAACTTGGAAGTCGGCTGGTCCAGTTTCACCGTGCCTCAGCCTCAAGTCAAGCAGAGTTTGGTAAACAGGAGGAGAATGTTCAGGAATTGCAATGTTTTAAGGATTTCTTAGCAAAGCTGAG aaaacatgGTGGACTACAAAAGGAATCCATCTTCTGCAACTTAAGAGTTCCAAATCAGTTTCAAATAGGGAAAGAAGACATTGACTTGGTTATCCTTACAG GGCATGGTGTGTTCTGCCTTGATGTTAAAACCTGGAAGGGCAAAGTATCGGTCCAGGAACACAGCTGGCATTTAAGCTTTACAGAAGAAACAGAGCATTTCTCAAACACGTCCATCAGCCAGGTTGCTGATCCCATCCAGGTCATCAAG ACCAAGACAAAGAATCTGTGGAACCACTTGATGCGGAGTGGGGTCTGTGTTCGCCAGTCTCTCTTCCGCTCCAGGGTGGTCTTCCTCAATCCTGAATGCCATTTGGACCCTGAACTACAGAAGAGCAAGGAGGTGGTAGACCATTGTGATTTGGATTCATTCATCAGCTCCTTCAAGGATGGGTACCTTGCATGTATTTTGGATGCAGTGACACCATATTTGTTATCTG gTCACTTGTCATACAGGCAGCTGAGCGATTTAAGCAATGTGCTGCAGAGAACGGGTACGTGGGACACTGTCAATCTGCATGGAGGGCAGAAGCTGAAAGGGGATTATCGAGGCTGCCAGCACATAGCCTTGAACCGGGAGGAGACAGACCAGCTGGAGTTCACCCACCAGAGCAACATGTCAGCTGGGTATCTCTGGGCTTTCTTGGGATATTCACATCAG GTCACTGTCAAGATGTACAGGAGAGGAGGTCAGGGATGGATATGGAGGCCGCTCAGCGGCACAGCTATCATCCCCTACAACACGTACATCATCTTCAGGGTCTGCGGTGAAGAAGCAGATGCCAAGATCCCAGCCAAACACATTGACACAATCTGCCTGAGCATTTGA
- the si:zfos-911d5.4 gene encoding uncharacterized protein si:zfos-911d5.4 isoform X1 codes for MKSTNTDPELQRGFLISSRLSGKVREKRMQLNDPLDTNPKMLKLGSRLVQFHRASASSQAEFGKQEENVQELQCFKDFLAKLRKHGGLQKESIFCNLRVPNQFQIGKEDIDLVILTGHGVFCLDVKTWKGKVSVQEHSWHLSFTEETEHFSNTSISQVADPIQVIKTKTKNLWNHLMRSGVCVRQSLFRSRVVFLNPECHLDPELQKSKEVVDHCDLDSFISSFKDGYLACILDAVTPYLLSGHLSYRQLSDLSNVLQRTGTWDTVNLHGGQKLKGDYRGCQHIALNREETDQLEFTHQSNMSAGYLWAFLGYSHQVTVKMYRRGGQGWIWRPLSGTAIIPYNTYIIFRVCGEEADAKIPAKHIDTICLSI; via the exons ATGAAAAGTACAAACACGGACCCTGAACTACAACGAGGTTTTCTGATTTCATCTCGCTTGTCCGGCAAAGTAAGAG AGAAGCGCATGCAGTTGAATGACCCTTTAG ATACAAATCCAAAGATGTTAAAACTTGGAAGTCGGCTGGTCCAGTTTCACCGTGCCTCAGCCTCAAGTCAAGCAGAGTTTGGTAAACAGGAGGAGAATGTTCAGGAATTGCAATGTTTTAAGGATTTCTTAGCAAAGCTGAG aaaacatgGTGGACTACAAAAGGAATCCATCTTCTGCAACTTAAGAGTTCCAAATCAGTTTCAAATAGGGAAAGAAGACATTGACTTGGTTATCCTTACAG GGCATGGTGTGTTCTGCCTTGATGTTAAAACCTGGAAGGGCAAAGTATCGGTCCAGGAACACAGCTGGCATTTAAGCTTTACAGAAGAAACAGAGCATTTCTCAAACACGTCCATCAGCCAGGTTGCTGATCCCATCCAGGTCATCAAG ACCAAGACAAAGAATCTGTGGAACCACTTGATGCGGAGTGGGGTCTGTGTTCGCCAGTCTCTCTTCCGCTCCAGGGTGGTCTTCCTCAATCCTGAATGCCATTTGGACCCTGAACTACAGAAGAGCAAGGAGGTGGTAGACCATTGTGATTTGGATTCATTCATCAGCTCCTTCAAGGATGGGTACCTTGCATGTATTTTGGATGCAGTGACACCATATTTGTTATCTG gTCACTTGTCATACAGGCAGCTGAGCGATTTAAGCAATGTGCTGCAGAGAACGGGTACGTGGGACACTGTCAATCTGCATGGAGGGCAGAAGCTGAAAGGGGATTATCGAGGCTGCCAGCACATAGCCTTGAACCGGGAGGAGACAGACCAGCTGGAGTTCACCCACCAGAGCAACATGTCAGCTGGGTATCTCTGGGCTTTCTTGGGATATTCACATCAG GTCACTGTCAAGATGTACAGGAGAGGAGGTCAGGGATGGATATGGAGGCCGCTCAGCGGCACAGCTATCATCCCCTACAACACGTACATCATCTTCAGGGTCTGCGGTGAAGAAGCAGATGCCAAGATCCCAGCCAAACACATTGACACAATCTGCCTGAGCATTTGA
- the si:zfos-911d5.4 gene encoding uncharacterized protein si:zfos-911d5.4 isoform X4, translating to MKSTNTDPELQRGFLISSRLSGKVREKRMQLNDPLDTNPKMLKLGSRLVQFHRASASSQAEFGKQEENVQELQCFKDFLAKLRKHGGLQKESIFCNLRVPNQFQIGKEDIDLVILTGHGVFCLDVKTWKGKVSVQEHSWHLSFTEETEHFSNTSISQVADPIQVIKTKTKNLWNHLMRSGVCVRQSLFRSRVVFLNPECHLDPELQKSKEVVDHCDLDSFISSFKDGYLACILDAVTPYLLSGHLSYRQLSDLSNVLQRTGTWDTVNLHGGQKLKGDYRGCQHIALNREETDQLEFTHQSNMSAGYLWAFLGYSHQCTVASS from the exons ATGAAAAGTACAAACACGGACCCTGAACTACAACGAGGTTTTCTGATTTCATCTCGCTTGTCCGGCAAAGTAAGAG AGAAGCGCATGCAGTTGAATGACCCTTTAG ATACAAATCCAAAGATGTTAAAACTTGGAAGTCGGCTGGTCCAGTTTCACCGTGCCTCAGCCTCAAGTCAAGCAGAGTTTGGTAAACAGGAGGAGAATGTTCAGGAATTGCAATGTTTTAAGGATTTCTTAGCAAAGCTGAG aaaacatgGTGGACTACAAAAGGAATCCATCTTCTGCAACTTAAGAGTTCCAAATCAGTTTCAAATAGGGAAAGAAGACATTGACTTGGTTATCCTTACAG GGCATGGTGTGTTCTGCCTTGATGTTAAAACCTGGAAGGGCAAAGTATCGGTCCAGGAACACAGCTGGCATTTAAGCTTTACAGAAGAAACAGAGCATTTCTCAAACACGTCCATCAGCCAGGTTGCTGATCCCATCCAGGTCATCAAG ACCAAGACAAAGAATCTGTGGAACCACTTGATGCGGAGTGGGGTCTGTGTTCGCCAGTCTCTCTTCCGCTCCAGGGTGGTCTTCCTCAATCCTGAATGCCATTTGGACCCTGAACTACAGAAGAGCAAGGAGGTGGTAGACCATTGTGATTTGGATTCATTCATCAGCTCCTTCAAGGATGGGTACCTTGCATGTATTTTGGATGCAGTGACACCATATTTGTTATCTG gTCACTTGTCATACAGGCAGCTGAGCGATTTAAGCAATGTGCTGCAGAGAACGGGTACGTGGGACACTGTCAATCTGCATGGAGGGCAGAAGCTGAAAGGGGATTATCGAGGCTGCCAGCACATAGCCTTGAACCGGGAGGAGACAGACCAGCTGGAGTTCACCCACCAGAGCAACATGTCAGCTGGGTATCTCTGGGCTTTCTTGGGATATTCACATCAG TGCACTGTGGCATCCAGTTAG
- the si:zfos-911d5.4 gene encoding uncharacterized protein si:zfos-911d5.4 isoform X3 has protein sequence MLKLGSRLVQFHRASASSQAEFGKQEENVQELQCFKDFLAKLRKHGGLQKESIFCNLRVPNQFQIGKEDIDLVILTGHGVFCLDVKTWKGKVSVQEHSWHLSFTEETEHFSNTSISQVADPIQVIKTKTKNLWNHLMRSGVCVRQSLFRSRVVFLNPECHLDPELQKSKEVVDHCDLDSFISSFKDGYLACILDAVTPYLLSGHLSYRQLSDLSNVLQRTGTWDTVNLHGGQKLKGDYRGCQHIALNREETDQLEFTHQSNMSAGYLWAFLGYSHQVTVKMYRRGGQGWIWRPLSGTAIIPYNTYIIFRVCGEEADAKIPAKHIDTICLSI, from the exons ATGTTAAAACTTGGAAGTCGGCTGGTCCAGTTTCACCGTGCCTCAGCCTCAAGTCAAGCAGAGTTTGGTAAACAGGAGGAGAATGTTCAGGAATTGCAATGTTTTAAGGATTTCTTAGCAAAGCTGAG aaaacatgGTGGACTACAAAAGGAATCCATCTTCTGCAACTTAAGAGTTCCAAATCAGTTTCAAATAGGGAAAGAAGACATTGACTTGGTTATCCTTACAG GGCATGGTGTGTTCTGCCTTGATGTTAAAACCTGGAAGGGCAAAGTATCGGTCCAGGAACACAGCTGGCATTTAAGCTTTACAGAAGAAACAGAGCATTTCTCAAACACGTCCATCAGCCAGGTTGCTGATCCCATCCAGGTCATCAAG ACCAAGACAAAGAATCTGTGGAACCACTTGATGCGGAGTGGGGTCTGTGTTCGCCAGTCTCTCTTCCGCTCCAGGGTGGTCTTCCTCAATCCTGAATGCCATTTGGACCCTGAACTACAGAAGAGCAAGGAGGTGGTAGACCATTGTGATTTGGATTCATTCATCAGCTCCTTCAAGGATGGGTACCTTGCATGTATTTTGGATGCAGTGACACCATATTTGTTATCTG gTCACTTGTCATACAGGCAGCTGAGCGATTTAAGCAATGTGCTGCAGAGAACGGGTACGTGGGACACTGTCAATCTGCATGGAGGGCAGAAGCTGAAAGGGGATTATCGAGGCTGCCAGCACATAGCCTTGAACCGGGAGGAGACAGACCAGCTGGAGTTCACCCACCAGAGCAACATGTCAGCTGGGTATCTCTGGGCTTTCTTGGGATATTCACATCAG GTCACTGTCAAGATGTACAGGAGAGGAGGTCAGGGATGGATATGGAGGCCGCTCAGCGGCACAGCTATCATCCCCTACAACACGTACATCATCTTCAGGGTCTGCGGTGAAGAAGCAGATGCCAAGATCCCAGCCAAACACATTGACACAATCTGCCTGAGCATTTGA